In Silene latifolia isolate original U9 population chromosome X, ASM4854445v1, whole genome shotgun sequence, the following proteins share a genomic window:
- the LOC141620483 gene encoding uncharacterized protein LOC141620483, with translation MPNSGDSATSVTPSAYAVYDDPLYITAHDQITNSLVDTPFNGTDFMNWKREIMLALMSKNKDGFITGTCQQPAVTDKKYEHWKRVDILVMQWILHSIEKKLRENFNRLKKTWEEIDALDPIPQCTCGAMNSCTCVLLKRMFDREMQSKLLQLLMGLNSTFENVKSNILTMEPMPTINKVLGLLQKPESSSKRVKLDAEEKPVKVCSHCKKKGHDVTECYQLQTCTFCGVFGHVEHQCYQARSLGRGRSQGGYGSQGGYGVQGGYGRGRGRSNSYHKKGSNVYKRTAANNADAVRYGTEESDQLSPFDDNEYDYYTTEHVFSQAKSSDQQSFGTEEMVDKVVQKVIKVIADNSAHSNASFALPATSFAGITSASKTLTPGTKGHSNVWIVDSRASDYMTSCLSLVHNVRILKQPILVGLPDGSTKLVHKTGTVYLTASITLYNVLIIPDFKQNLLSVGRLLQYSGLTLIFHFNECWFQDPLSKLVVATAKRSGTLYLIKSQVQARRPTSLCTCFSLPTNTINKQVMNVIACTANKCTPNTDVMLLHQRLGHSSFDKMRHLPDFHFSIDSKFHCEACAISKHHKLPFPVSFSHDKTSFSLIHLDVWGPYRVQALSGASSFLTIVDDYTRTTWTFLIQSKDQVPHLIKDFLAHVETQFNAKVKVIRTDHGT, from the exons ATGCCGAATTCTGGTGATTCCGCTACATCTGTTACTCCTTCTGCATATGCTGTGTATGATGATCCTCTTTACATCACCGCTCATGATCAAATCACAAATAGTCTTGTTGATACTCCTTTTAATGGTACTGATTTCATGAATTGGAAAAGAGAGATTATGCTTGCTTTAATGTCCAAAAACAAGGACGGTTTCATCACAGGAACTTGTCAACAACCTGCTGTAACTGATAAAAAGTATGAACACTGGAAACGAGTTGACATTCTTGTGATGCAATGGATTTTACATTCTATTGAGAAGAAATTGCGTGAAAATTTCAA TCGTCTGAAGAAGACTTGGGAGGAGATTGATGCACTTGATCCTATTCCTCAGTGCACTTGTGGTGCAATGAATTCTTGTACTTGTGTACTTTTAAAGAGAATGTTTGATAGAGAGATGCAATCGAAGTTACTGCAACTTCTTATGGGTTTGAATTCCACTTTTGAGAATGTCAAGAGTAACATTCTCACTATGGAGCCTATGCCTACTATCAACAAGGTTTTGGGACTCCTTCAGAAG CCTGAATCTTCCTCCAAAAGAGTGAAGCTGGACGCAGAAGAAAAGCCAGTCAAAGTCTGCTCACACTGCAAGAAGAAGGGACATGATGTAACTGAATGCTACCAATTACAGACCTGCACTTTCTGTGGTGTTTTTGGTCATGTGGAGCATCAATGTTACCAAGCCAGAAGTCTTGGCAGAGGCAGATCACAAGGAGGCTATGGATCTCAGGGTGGTTATGGAGTTCAAGGAGGATATGGTAGAGGAAGAGGTCGTTCAAATAGCTATCACAAGAAAGGTAGCAATGTCTACAAAAGAACTGCAGCAAATAATGCAGATGCTGTGAGGTATGGCACTGAAGAGAGTGATCAACTTTCACCATTTGATGACAATGAATATGATTACTACACCACTGAACACGTCTTTAGTCAAGCAAAATCTTCTGATCAACAAAGTTTTGGGACTGAAGAGATGGTGGACAAGGTTGTTCAGAAGGTTATAAAAGTTATTGCTGATAACTCAGCTCATTCTAATGCTTCTTTTGCTCTTCCTGCTACAAGTTTTGCAGGTATAACATCTGCTTCTAAAACTCTAACTCCTGGTACTAAGGGTCATTCTAATGTCTGGATAGTTGACTCAAGGGCCTCTGACTACATGACTTCTTGTCTGTCCTTAGTACACAATGTTAGAATTCTCAAACAGCCAATTTTAGTAGGATTACCAGATGGTAGCACTAAATTGGTCCACAAAACTGGTACAGTCTATTTGACTGCTTCCATTACTCTGTATAATGTCCTGATCATACCTGATTTTAAGCAGAATCTTTTGTCAGTAGGAAGATTATTACAATATTCTGGTCTAACACTCATTTTCCATTTCAATGAGTGTTGGTTTCAGGACCCTTTAAGTAAGTTGGTTGTTGCCACAGCAAAAAGGAGTGGAACTCTCTACCTAATAAAGAGTCAGGTGCAGGCAAGAAGACCAACTAGCTTGTGCACTTGTTTTAGTTTACCTACAAATACTATAAATAAGCAAGTTATGAATGTAATAGCTTGTACTGCAAATAAATGTACCCCTAACACTGATGTAATGTTGTTGCATCAAAGACTTGGGCATAGCTCATTTGATAAAATGAGACATTTACCTGATTTCCATTTTTCTATTGATTCTAAATTTCATTGTGAAGCCTGTGCTATCTCAAAGCACCACAAACTTCCCTTTCCTGTTAGTTTTTCTCATGATAAGACCAGTTTTTCCTTGATACACCTAGATGTTTGGGGACCCTATAGAGTTCAGGCTTTGTCAGGTGCTAGTTCTTTCTTAACAATTGTAGATGATTACACTAGGACAACTTGGACTTTCTTGATTCAATCTAAGGATCAGGTCCCACATCTTATCAAAGATTTTTTAGCCCATGTAGAGACACAATTTAATGCCAAGGTAAAAGTTATCAGAACAGACCATGGTACATAA
- the LOC141617393 gene encoding uncharacterized protein LOC141617393: METKAKSTATTHLINHMLSSFHDFNLNNNNSNNTPTSSTSLSSFSPVLQVKRTKAPSLLSLCIGVIGKHLEDLIPDLGEVAINFPADIKIAIAAIARRKKLLNDEVILLLADDTWEILDISSSDVSDFGLAKIAEMCRSLRAVDISRCRNITPDGVARLVQLCPSLETLRCGGCPRSDFTARRSLGLFKPALNSVEEDSWEELDTAKITDGGDSLRWIVWPKIGPEFLEDFSSECPRIKINPQPSPFGFKGAVVPWEAFPDIVLDDPIIEDIDPSTWASFGRPSRILVQPFCSPDELSMAEKFRLAFEERDTRLAPKRAKNARQHQRRAEKEWRMMTSEGKAVSLASQATKILRGRN, translated from the exons atggAAACGAAGGCTAAATCTACTGCAACAACACATCTCATCAACCATATGCTTTCTTCCTTCCATGATTTtaatcttaataataataattccaatAATACCCCTACCTCTTCCACCTCTCTTTCCTCCTTTTCTCCAG TTCTTCAAGTTAAAAGGACAAAGGCTCCTAGTCTGCTCAGCTTATGTATTGGAGTGATAGGGAAGCATTTAGAAGATCTAATACCAGATTTGGGAGAAGTTGCTATTAACTTCCCAGCTGATATCAAG ATTGCAATTGCAGCAATTGCGCGGAGGAAAAAGCTATTAAATGATGAAGTGATTCTTTTGCTTGCTGATGACACATGGGAAATCCTTGATATTTCTTCTTCGGATGTCTCAGATTTTGGCCTCGCGAAAATTGCAGAGATGTGTAGATCTTTGCGTGCAGTTGACATAAG CCGGTGCAGAAATATTACGCCGGATGGGGTCGCCCGACTGGTTCAGCTTTGTCCTTcgttggagacattaagatgtgg AGGCTGTCCTCGGAGTGATTTTACTGCACGAAGATCTCTGGGTCTATTTAAACCAGCGCTTAATAGTGTGGAAGAAGATTCATGGGAAGAGCTTGATACTGCTAAGATCACTGATGGCGGAGACTCCCTTCGATGGATAGTGTGG CCGAAGATTGGTCCTGAGTTTTTGGAGGATTTCTCTTCTGAGTGCCCCCGCATCAAGATAAACCCACAGCCTTCGCCCTTTGGGTTCAAGGGAGCTGTGGTCCCTTGGGAAGCATTTCCAGACATAGTTTTGGATGATCCCATAATTGAGGATATTGATCCTAGTACATGGGCATCCTTTGGACGTCCTTCAAGAATTTTAGTTCAACCATTCTGTAGCCCAGATGAGTTGTCTATGGCCGAGAAATTTAGGCTGGCATTTGAGGAGAGAGATACAAGGTTAGCACCTAAACGAGCCAAGAATGCACGCCAACATCAGCGCCGGGCCGAGAAGGAATGGAGAATGATGACTTCCGAGGGTAAAGCTGTTTCTCTCGCCTCACAGGCAACCAAAATTTTGCGCGGTAGAAATTAG